The DNA sequence GGTGCAGATCCCCGGCGGGCTGTCCGACATCGGTGCCGGGGCCGACGGCACGGTGTGGGGGGTCAACGCGGCCGGCAACATCTACCGCTACACCGGCGACCACGAGGCCGGTCACTGGAAGCAGATCAACGGCGGCCTGGCACGCATCACGGTGGGTTCGCGGACGAACGTGTGGGGCGTGAACTCGGCCGGGAACATCTACCGGTACACCAACAACGACGCGAGTCCCTGGGTGCAGATCCCCGGCGGGCTGTCCGACATCGGTGCCGCGGCGGACGGCACGGTGTGGGGGGTCAACGCGGCCGGCAACATCTACCGCTACACCGGCGACCACGAGAGCGGTCACTGGAAGCAGATCAACGGCGGGCTCAAGGGCATCGACGCGGGCTCGCGGACGAACGTGTGGGGCGTCAACGCCGCCGACAGCGTCTACTCCTACACCAACAACGACGCCAACCCCTGGATCCAGATCCCCGGCGGGCTGTCCGACATCGGTGCCGCGGCGGACGGCACGGTGTGGGGGGTCAACGCGGCCGGCAACATCTACCGCTACACCGGCGACCTCCCCGCCTGACCGGCCCGCGGGCGGGCCCCACCCGTGAATCCGCCTTCCCGGCGCGGGCCCGCACGCACGGCACACGCACGACGGCTGCCCGGACTCCCGGCGGAGGGAGCCCGGGCACCTGCCGTCGCACGCCACCGCGCGGGCACGGCGAACGGGTGACGGTCCCTCCGGGGGCGGGGCGGGGGTGCTCTCCTTGACCCCGCACACACCCAGCCCCCTCGATGACCGGGAGCCCCAGTGATCCCTCAGGACCGACTCAGCGACCCGACCGTCCGCGCCTTCGTCAGCGCCGTCAACAGCGGTGACCGGAAGGCGTTCCAGGCACTTCTCGCCCCGGGCGCGACCATGACCGACGACGGCACCGACCGCGATGTCGACGACTGGACGGAACGGGAGATCTGGTCCTCAGGCGGCCGCATGGAGGTGGAGAGCGAATCCGACGGCGGCCGCTCGCTCGTCGTCGACTACGCCAACGACACCTTCGGCGGCATGCGCACACGCTGGGCGTTCGAGGTCACCGACGGGCGCATCAGCCGCTTCGACACCGGCCAGGCCTGACCCGCCTCCGGCGCCTCCGGGCCCGCCGCGGCCCGGCCCCGCTCGCGAAGAGCGGGGCCGGCCCACGGCGTCCGGTCAGGAGGAGGCGAGCAGGTCCAGCGTGTCGATCACGCGGTTCGAGAAGCCCCACTCGTTGTCGTACCAGGCGACCACCTTGACGTGGCGGCCGTCGACGCGGGTCAGCGCCGAGTCGAAGATCGACGAGGCGGGGTTGCCCGTGATGTCGGACGAGACCAGCGGGTCGTCCGAGTACTCCAGGACACCGGCGAGCGGCCCCTGTGCCGCGGCGCGGTACGCCTCCAGCACCTCGTCGCGCGTCACGTCGCGGGCGACGGTCGTGTTGAGTTCGACGATCGAGCCCACCGGCACCGGCACACGGATCGAGTCGCCCGACAGCTTGCCGTCGAGGTTCGGCAGCACCAGCCCGATCGCCTTCGCGGCGCCCGTCGTGGTCGGCACGATGTTGACGCCGGCGGCGCGGGCGCGACGGGCGTCGCGGTGCGGGCCGTCCTGCAGGTTCTGCTCCTGCGTGTAGGCGTGCACCGTCGTCATGAAGCCGTGCTCGATGCCGGCGAGGTCGTCGAGCACCTTGGCCAGCGGCGCGAGCGCGTTGGTGGTGCAGGAGGCGTTGGAGACGACCGTGTGCACGGCCGGCTCGTAGGCGTCGGTGTTGACCCCGAACGCGAGGGTGACGTCGGCGCCGTCCGAGGGCGCGCTGACGAGGACCTTCTTCGCACCCGCGTCGAGGTGGGCCCGGGCGGCCTTGGCCGAGGTGAAGCGGCCGGTGGCCTCCAGGACGATGTCGACGCCGAGTTCCGCCCACGGGAGCTGCGCCGGCTCGCGCTCCGCCAGCACCGCGATCCGGCGGCCGTCGACGACGAGGGTGTTCCCGTCGACGCTCACCGGGCGCCCGAGCCGGCCCGCGGTGCTGTCGTAGGCGAGCAGCCGGGCGAGCGTGGCGGGCTCCGTCAGGTCGTTGACGGCCACGACCTCGAGGGTGCTGTCGCGCTCCAGCAGCGCGCGCAGCACATTGCGTCCGATGCGGCCGAATCCGTTGATGGCGATGCGAGTCATGAGTGGTGTCCCTTCGGTTCCCCACCAGGCTCGCTCGCGCCGCGCCCCGCTGACAGTGGCGGGATCGCCATGGTTCACAAGGATCCCGCCAGGCGGCGCCGGGCGGGCGTCCGCCCCGGTGGGAGGGGCACTCGCCCGGGTCCGGCTGGGGGTCACTCGCCCCGGGTGAAGGTGCGCCGGTACTCGCTCGGCGTGGTGCCGAGGATGCGCTGGAAGTGCAGGCGCAGGTTCGCCCCGGTACCGAGACCCACATCGGCGGCGATCTGCTCCACACCGAGCTGGGAGCGTTCGAGCAGTTCGCGGGCCCGGTCGACACGGGCACGCATCACCCACTGCATCGGCGTGTAGCCGGTCTCCTCGACGAAGCGCCGGGAGAAGGTGCGCGGCGACACCCCCGCCTGCCGCGCCAGCACATCGAGCGTGAGCGGCTCGCCGAGCCGGCGCAGCGCCCACTCGCGGGTGGCGGCGAACCGCTCGCCCAGCGGCTCGGGCACGCTCCGCGGCACGTACTGGGCCTGACCGCCGCTGCGGTACGGGGCCGCGACCAGCCGCCGGGCCGCGTGGTTGGACGCGGCCACACCGAGATCGCCGCGCACGATGTGCAGGCACAGGTCGATCCCGGAGGCGGCGCCGGCCGAGGTGAGCACGCTGCCCTCGTCGACGAACAGCACGTTCTCGTCGACCAGGACGAGCGGATGCCGGGCCGCCAGCGCCCGGGTGTAGTGCCAGTGCGTGGTGGCGCGCCTGCCGTCGAGCAGGCCGGTGGCGGCGAGCGCGAAGGCGCCCGTCGAGATGGCGGCGAGCCGCGCGCCCCGGGCGTGGGCGGCGATCAGCGCCTCGACCACGGCCGGCGGCGGATCGTCGCGGTCGGGGAACCGGTAGCCGGGCACGAAGACGATGTCGGCCCAGGCGAGCGCGTCGAGACCGTGGGCGACGTAGTAGGCGAGGCCGTCGCCGCCCGTCACGAGACCGGGCGCCGCCCCGCACACCCGCACCTCGTACGGCATGCTCGCGCGGGTCGTGAACACCTGCGCCGGGATTCCGACGTCCAGGGGCTTCGCACCCTCCAGGACGAGGACGGCGACACGATGCAGGCGGGGTGCGGGCACAGGGAGAGGCTATCGCCCGGTGCGCCGGCGGGTGGGCCCCGTCACACCCGGTGCAAGGGAGCCGTCAAGGAATTCGGCTCCACCGTATGGGCCCCATCAAGGGTGTTCGACGACCCGCCGGGGCGGGGGTTTGCTGAGATCCGGCCGCCTGGCCGATTCCCTCTCTTCCCTTTCCGTCCCGTCTCTTCATCCAGGAGCTCACGATGGCCGATCTGGCCTTCGTCGTCACCGTGGCCGCGGTATTCGCGCTGGTGGCTCTCATAGCCAAGGGGGTGGCGAAGCTGTGAACGCCGAAAACATCGTCGGCCTCGTCGTGGCCGTCGCCCTGCTCGGCTATCTCGTCCTCGCGCTCATTCGTCCGGAGAGGTTCTGAGCGGCATATGAGTCCCCAGATCGCGGGCGTCCTCCAGATGCTCGCCCTGATCGCCGCGCTCGCCCTGGCCTGTCGCCCGCTCGGTGACTTCATGGCGCGGGTCTACTCCTCCGACCGGCACCTGCGGGTGGAGAAGTGGATCTACAAGGGCATCGGCGCCAATCCGAACGTCGAGATGCGCTGGCCCGCCTATCTGCGCGGAGTGCTCGCCTTCTCCGCGGTGAGCGTGCTGTTCCTCTACGCCCTGCAGCGGCTGCAGGGGAGCCTGCCGGGATCCCTCGGCTTCGCGTCGATCGACCCGGACCAGGCGTTCAACACCGCCGCGTCCTTCGTGGCGAACACCAACTGGCAGTCGTACTACGGCGAGCAGGCCATGGGCCATGTCGTCCAGACCGGCGGCCTGGCGGTGCAGAACTTCGTCTCCGCCGCCGTCGGCATGGCCGTCGCGGTCGCGCTGGTGCGCGGACTGGCCCGCTCGCGCACCGGAGAGCTCGGCAACTTCTGGTCCGACCTCGTCCGCGGCACCGTCCGGATTCTGCTGCCGATCTCCGTGATCGGCGCGCTCGTCCTCGTGGCGTGCGGCGCCATCCAGAACTTCGCCCCGATCCACGAGGTCGGCCAGTTCATGGGCGGCACCCAGCAGTGGAACGGCGGAGCGGTCGCCTCCCAGGAAGTCATCAAGGAACTGGGAACGAACGGCGGCGGCTACTTCAACGCCAATTCGGCCCACCCCTTCGAAAACCCCGGCGGGCTCTCGAACCTCTTCGAGATATTCCTGATCCTCCTCATTCCGTTCGCCCTCACCCGCACCTTCGGGCGCATGGTCGGATCGCTGAAGCAGGGATACGCCGTCCTCGGTGTCATGGCCACCATCTGGATCGGTTTCACCGCGCTGATGATGTGGACCGAGTTCGCCCACCACGGACCGGCGTTCGACATCGCCGGCGGTGCGATGGAAGGCAAGGAGACCCGCTTCGGCATCGCCGGCTCGTCCCTCTTCGCCGTCGCCACCACCCTCACCTCGACCGGTGCGGTGAACTCCTTCCACTCCTCCTTCACCGGCTTCGGCGGCGGCATCACCATGCTCGGCATGCAGCTCGGCGAGATCGCACCCGGCGGCGTCGGCTCCGGCCTCTACGGCATGCTGATCATGGCGATCATCGCGGTGTTCATCGCCGGCCTGATGGTCGGCCGCACGCCCGAGTACCTCGGCAAGAAGATCGGCACCCGCGAGATCAAGCTCGCGGCCTGCTACATCCTGATCACCCCGGCCCTCGTGCTCGGCTTCACCGCCGCCGCGATGGCCCTGCCGACGCCCGGCGACTCGATGACGAACTCCGGCGCGCACGGCTTCTCGGAGATCCTCTACGCCTACACCTCCGGCGCCAACAACAACGGCTCCGCGTTCGCCGGACTCAACGCCGACACCCAGTGGTTCAACACCACCATCGGCATCGCCATGCTGCTCGGCCGGTTCCTGCCCATGGTGTTCGTCCTCGCGCTGGCCGGCTCCCTCGCGCAGCAGAAGCCGGTCCCCGCGACCGCGGGCACCCTGCGCACCGACAAGCCCCTCTACTCGGGCCTGCTCGTCGGCACCATCCTGATCATCACCGGTCTGACCTACTTCCCGGCGCTGGCGCTGGGGCCGCTCGCCGAAGGACTGGCGTCATGACCACCGACACGAAGAAGCACGAGGACACGATGTCCCTGTCCGCTCCCGCGGCGGCACCGCACGGCGATCCGGCCGGCGGCCACCCGCCGGCAGGCCGGGTCGGCGGCGGGCTGTTCGACCCCCGGCAGATGCTCCGGTCGCTGCCGGCCGCGATCCGCAAGCTCGACCCGCGCGTGATGATCACGTCACCCGTGATGTTCGTCGTCCTGGTCGGCTCGGTGCTGACCACGGTCTACGCCGTGCAGGACCCGGGGGACTGGTTCGGCTGGGCGATCGCCGGCTGGCTGTGGCTGACCACGATCTTCGCCAACCTCGCGGAAGCGGTGGCCGAGGGACGCGGCAAGGCCCAGGCGGACACCCTGCGCAAGGCCAAGACCGGCACGGTCGCCCGCCGCCTCGTGGACGGGGCCGAGGAGCACGTGCCGGGCACCGAGCTGCGGATCGGCGACCTCGTCGTCTGCGAGGCCGGCGACCTCGTCCCCGGCGACGGCGACGTCGTCGACGGTGTGGCCTCGGTCGACGAGTCCGCCATCACGGGCGAGTCCGCTCCGGTCATCCGTGAGTCCGGCGGCGACCGGTCGGCCGTCACCGGCGGCACCAAGGTCCTCTCCGACAGGATCGTCGTCCGCATCACCACCAAGCCCGGCGAGACCTTCATCGACCGCATGATCGCCCTCGTCGAGGGGGCCGCCCGGCAGAAGACGCCCAACGAGATCGCGCTCAACATCCTGCTCGCGTCCCTCACCATCGTCTTCCTGCTCGCGGTCGTCACCCTGCAGCCGTTCGCGGTCTACGCGGGACAGCAGCAGTCCATGGTCGTCCTGGTCGCCCTGCTCGTCTGCCTGATCCCCACGACCATCGGGGCCCTGCTGTCCGCCATCGGCATCGCCGGCATGGACCGCCTGGTGCAGCGCAACGTGCTCGCCATGTCCGGCCGCGCGGTCGAGGCGGCGGGCGACGTGTCGACCCTGCTGCTCGACAAGACCGGCACCATCACCCTCGGCAACCGCCAGGCAGCCGAGTTCGTGCCGGTGAAGGGCGTCACGGCGGCGAGGCTCGCCGACGCCGCCCAGCTCTCCTCCCTCGCCGACGAGACGCCCGAAGGACGCTCCGTCGTGGTCCTGGCGAAGGAGAAGTACGGTCTGCGCGAGCGGCAGCAGGGCGAGCTCGCGGACGCCGAGTGGGTCGCCTTCACCGCGCAGACCCGGATGAGCGGCGTCGACCTCGTCGAGGACGGCGCGGTCCGCAGGGTCCGCAAGGGGGCGGCCGGTTCGGTGCTCGCCTGGGTCGCCGAACGCGGCGGCGAGGTGGCGGCCGACGCGGGCCGCACGGCCGAGGCGATCGCGCAGGCCGGCGGCACCCCGCTGCTGGTCGCGGCCGAGGACGCCGACGGGGCCCGGGTGCTGGGCGTCATCCATCTGAAGGACGTCGTCAAGCAGGGCATGCGGGAACGGTTCGCGGAACTGCGCCGGATGGGCATCCGGACGGTCATGATCACGGGTGACAACCCGCTGACCGCGAAGGCCATCGCCGAGGAGGCGGGCGTCGACGACTTCCTGGCGGAGGCGACCCCCGAGGACAAGATGGCCCTCATCAAGAGCGAGCAGGCCGGCGGCAGGCTCGTCGCCATGACCGGCGACGGCACCAACGACGCACCCGCACTCGCGCAGGCCGACGTCGGCGTCGCGATGAACACCGGCACCTCGGCCGCCAAGGAGGCCGGGAACATGGTCGACCTCGACTCCGACCCGACCAAGCTCATCGAGATCGTCGCCATCGGCAAGCAGCTCCTGATCACCCGCGGCGCCCTGACCACGTTCTCCATCGCCAACGACGTCGCGAAGTACTTCGCGATCATCCCCGCGATGTTCGCCGTCGCCTATCCGGGCCTCGACAAGCTCAACATCATGGGCCTCGCCTCGCCCGAGACCGCCATCCTCTCCGCGGTGATCTTCAACGCGCTGATCATCGTCGCCCTGGTGCCGCTCGCCCTCAAGGGCGTGCGCTACCGGCCCACCAGCGCGGACCGCATGCTCCGCCGCAACCTCGCCGTCTACGGGCTCGGCGGCCTGGTCGCGCCCTTCCTCGGCATCAAGCTCATCGACCTGCTCATCTCCCTCATCCCTGGCATCGGGTGACGACCACCATGAACAACTCCCTCTCCGGCACCGCCCGGCTGATCGGCGCGGGCCTGCGGGCCCTGCTGGTCCTGACCGCCCTGTGCGGTGTCCTCTACCCCCTCGCGGTGACCGGTGCCGCGCAGGCGCTGTTCCCCGGCAGGGCCAACGGCTCCGAGATCAGGAGCGACGGCGAGGTCGTCGGCTCCGCCCTCATCGGCCAGCGCTACGACCTGCCGAAGCGGAACCCCGCTGACCCGGAGGAGGCAGCGCGCCCGGACCTGCGGTGGTTCCAGCCCCGGCCCTCCAACGGACTGGGCACCAACAGCGTCAACACCCAGTACGCGCTGATCCTGTCGGGCGCCACCAACCGCTCCGGCGACAACGAGGAACTGATCCGGTGGGTCACCGACGCCAAACAGGCCGTCATCGACGACAACACGGCCGGGGGCTGGACGCCCGAGCCCTCCGACGTGCCCCCGGACGCCGTCACCTCGTCCGGCTCCGGCCTGGACCCGCACATCTCCCCGCGCTACGCGGAACTCCAGGTCCACCGCGTCGCCGAGAAGAACGGCCTGACGGTCGGACAGGTCGGGAAGCTGGTCGCCGACCACACCGAGGGGCGCACCCTCGGCTTCATCGGTGAACCCCGCGTCAACGTGCTGCGCCTCAACATCGCGCTCAGGGAACTGACGGGCGGCTGACGCCGACGGCCGGCCGCCCGCGGCGCCGGCGAAGCCGCCGGGCGCGCCATCCGCGCCCGGCGGCTTCGCCGTACACCCGTTGCGCAGGGCGCCCGTTGCGACCGGCCGCCGGGCGCGCGGCCGTCAGTCCACGGGCACCAGCGTGAGGTAGGCGAACCCCAGCACCTGCCGGTAGCCCCGCAGCCAGCTCGCCCGGTGCCGGTCCACCCGCTCGCGCGTCGTCGCGGCCGACGGGTGGTCGGCGTGGCCCGCCAGCCACTCCTCGGCGTCGGACTGGTAGCCGGACTCGAACTCCTCCCACTCGTCGCCGTTCGCCGTCTCGATCCAGAGCGGGCGGAAGCCGGCGGCGACGGCGAGATCGACCAGTCCGGCGAGGTCGGGGCACTCGTCGGCCCGGGCGCCGGGCCACATGGCGCCGAGTTCCGCCTCGGTGGGGGTGCGCTGCCAGAAGGTCTCCCCGAACACGACACGCCCCCCGGGCGCGACCAGACCGCGCAGCGCCCGCAGTGCCGCGGCGGTGTGCCGGGGCGGCCGCGCGTCGCTGAGCGCGTGGCTGGCCCCGAGGCAGAGGACGAGATCGGCGGGCTGCAGCGCGTCCTCGCCGGCGGAGCCTTCGGTGAACCGCACGCGGCCGGCCAGTCCACGGGCCTCGGCGTTCGCGCGGCCCCGGGCGATGTCCTCCGCGTTGACGTCGATCCCGAGACCGCTCGCCCCCGGCACCGCGTCGAGCGTCCGGAGCATCAGCTCGCCCCAGCCGCATCCGATGTCGAGGACCGTCGAAGGCGCCGCCGGGGCCAGCCTGCTGACGATCCGTGCGGCTCTGGCCTCGGAGAGCGGACCGAGGAAGGTGAGACGGGTCAGGCGCGGAGGAAGATCGTTGTCAGCCATGACAGGCCACGCTAGTGGCCGCGCCCGCGCACGGCCGGAGTGCCCCCTGCCGGGACCGGGACCACACCGGCACGGCACCGGCACCGGGACCCGCACGGCCGGTGCCGGTCCCGGCGGGCGGAGTCGTCAGGGCAGGGGCGTCCACCACGTCGTCGTCGGCGGCGGGCCGGTCGCCGTGCGGGGTGAACCGCCGCTGGAAGGCGAGGATGTTGGAGCCGGGGGCCAGCCCGTCGGCGAGGGCGCGGTCCAGCAGCCAGGAGTGGCAGGCGGCGAACGCGTACCGGCCGCCGGGGTGGTGGCGGGCCATGAAGGGGCGGGCGGCGGCGAAGGAGGCGTCGCAGAGCGCGGGGGAGAGGGGGCCGTCCCCGGGGATGTGGACGTCGAGGACCGCCTCGCCCTCCGCCGGCCCGCCGGCCGGGGCGCCGGCGGCGCCCCAGACGGCGGAGTCGTAGACCGCCCGCTCGAACTGGAGCCGGCCCAGCCGGTGGAGGGTGCCGCGGAAGTGGCGGCAGATCCACCTCTGGCGGTCGAAACCGCCGGTGCCGTGGCCCCGCCGGTAGGACACCACCGTGGCGCCGACATCCGCGAAGGTGTCCCGGACGACGGCGTCCGGCACCTCGCGCCGGTGCTGCTCCTCCAGCGCGCGCGGCAGGGCGAGGAGGAAGAGGTGGACGTAGAACCAGCGGCCGGCCGCGCCGAGCGCGGCGGGGGCGGTCGGCCAGTCCGCGGCGTTCGACGGGCGGCCTGCGCCGAACAGCGTCTGGTGGCAGCGCACCAGGGCCTCCCACCGCACCGGCGTCCGCACCGGATCGGGCAGCGTGGCGAACAGTTCGGGCCGTTCGGCCGCCGGCACCGCGAGCATGTCGAGGGCGTGCTCCAGCCCGCCGGCGGCGGGCTGGAGCGGGTCGGGCACGCCGGCCCGGGGCGGCTGAGCGAGCAGCGCGGCCGTCCAGGCGTCGGGCGCCGGCGCCCCGGGCGTCACGCCCCGGCCGCCGCGATCAGCAGACGCCGTACGGCGTCGAAGCGGGCCATGCTGTCCTCCAGACCGCCCGGCCGCGAGCGCAGCAGCCAGCAGGCGCGCTGCTCCGCGAGGAGCGGGTCGAGCCGCCGCAGCAGCCGGGCGGCGGTCGCGGCGTCGACCGTGTCCGCCGGGCCGCCGGCCCGCGCCTGCGCGCGCAGCAGGTCCAGCGCGAACGCGGCCAGCCCGATGGCGTGTCCGACTTCGCGGACCACGCTCTCGCCGTCGGGCACGGCGAGGTCCGCGTCCGCGAGGTCCCGCCGGCACTCCTCCAGGGTGCGCGCCGCCGCGTCCATCGCCTCCTCGGTGGGGTGGTCGGTGACCGGCAGGGCGGCGTCCGGACGCAGCACCCGCACCAGCGGCGAGGCGTTGAGCAGCGGCACGCCGAGGGACTCGCCGAGCCGCCCCAGCCGGTCGAGGACGCTTCCGGCGAGGCCGGTGGAGTCGAGCAGCACATGGGTGTCGAGGACCGACGGCAGGTCCAGGTCCCGGTTGGCGCCCAGACACCAGGAGACGGCGCCGCCGTGGACCACGGGGCCGAACGCGGGCGCCGGCGGCTCCCACATGCCGTGGTCGCCCCAGCAGGTGAGCAGGTAGCCCGTCGCCCCGTCCGCCAGGCCCGCCTCGGCGGCGTCGGTCATGTTCTCCCGGGCGTTGTCCAGCCGGCCGAGCAGCGAGTTCCAGGTGCCGGTGCCCGGGGCCACCCAGAACTCCTGCCCGGCCTCGCGGAACATCCGCGTACGGGAGCGGAAACCCTCCGCCAGCGCGTCCAGATCGGTGCCCAGCCCCTTCCAGCGGGCGGCCTCCTCACCGGCGGCGGCGAGGACGGCGCGGGCGGTGCCGGGCGCGTCGTACTGCCACACCACCGGCACCGAGCCCGCGGGCAGCGCGGCCAGCAGCTCGGGGTGCCCGGCCAGGACGTCGGCCCAGAACTGGACCGTCCACCCGTCGGCCAGCCACGGCTCCATCAAGGAGCCCACGTGGTCGAGCCAGACGGCGCCCACGCCCTCGCGGGCGACCCGGTCCCGGGACCGGCCGGTGCCGAGCTCGAACGGCTCGTCGGCGCCGATGTTCACCCGGCGGGTGCGCAGCCGGCCCGCGACCTCGGCCACCAGGCCGTGCGCGAAGGCGACGTTGTCCGGGGTGGGCGCGAGCGTCGACGGCGGGCGGTGGACCCCGCCGCGGACGAAGCCGTCCGGGTTCTCGGCGCGGTCGCGGTGCCGCTCCAGGGCGAGGAAGCGCTCCATGTGCCCGAAGGTGTTCTGGTTGGCGACGAGCGCGATGCCGAGCGCGGCGCACTGCGCGTCCAGCCAGCGCAGGTCGTCGGCGGTGAGCGGGGAGGCGTCCCGCCACACGTCCTGGTGGTCGCGGAAGGCGTAGGTGTGCTCCGTATACAGCTCGAGCTGGTTGAAGCGGGCGAGCGAGAGCACGTCCAGCCAGCGGCGCAGGGTGCGCCGGGTGGGGACGCGGTCCCGGCTGACGTCGAGCAGGAAGCCGCGGACGGCGAAGTCCGGGTGGTCGTCCACCTGGTAGCCGGTCTCCGAGAAGCCGGGCCCTGCGCGCAGCTGGTCGAGCGTCGCCAGCCCGTACCGCAGCCCCGCGGCGTCGGCGTGCGCGAGGTGCACACCACCGGGCCCGGTGCGCAGCCGGTACCCCTGCGCGGGGAGCGCCGTGTCGGTGGTGACGGTGAACGGCGCGTCCGGCGGGGCGCCGCCGGGGGAGGTGGTGAGGCTGCGCGGACGCGGGAAGGGCATGACGGGCAAGGAAACGCTCCAGGTCGTAGGACGGATCGCCCGCGCCGCGCCCGGGAGGGCACGCCGCGGGTCGTGCACCGGGAGCCGGGCGTACCCGGCCCCCGGGTGCCGTGCGCCCGGACGGGCGCACGGCGGCGGGCTCAGCAGCCGCGGACCACGCAGGTATCGGCGCGGGAGGTGGAGCCCTTCACGTCGTCGCACCATCTTCGCCGCGGACTTCGTGTGATCGGTTCGCTGCTCGCCCTGCTGCCCCTGGTTGTCGCCTTCCTGCTGCTTCTGCGCTTCTGGCAATCAGGTCTCACGGTGGGCAGCGTCAAGTTACGCGGCGCGCGACCGTCGGCCCGTCCGCCCGGGCGGTGGCGGGCGGTGACGGCGCTCACGGCCTGCCGAGGTCGTAGGCGGTGCCGTCCGCGACGGCCCGGAGCTTGTCCGGGTTGGCCACGTTGTGGAGGGCGGCGATGCGGCCCTCGGTGTCGAAGTCGAAGGTGACGGTGGCGATCACGCGTCCCGCCCCGCTGAACACCAGGCCCGTCCCGCCGTTGATCCCGACGAGTTCGGCCTTCATGTCGGCGGGCTCGACGCCCTGGTAGCTGATGGTGCCGATGGCCGCGAACCAGGCGGCTACCGTCGCCGCGCCCACGACCGGACGCAGGGCCTGGCGGACCTTGCCGCCGCCGTCGGTCCACAGCGTGACGTCCGGGGACAGCAGCTCCATCAGGGCGTTGACGTCACCGCCGGTGGCGGCGGCGAGGAACCGCTCGGTGGCCTCGCGCTGCCGCGACTGGTCGGCGG is a window from the Streptomyces zhihengii genome containing:
- the kdpF gene encoding K(+)-transporting ATPase subunit F, with the translated sequence MNAENIVGLVVAVALLGYLVLALIRPERF
- the kdpB gene encoding potassium-transporting ATPase subunit KdpB, translated to MTTDTKKHEDTMSLSAPAAAPHGDPAGGHPPAGRVGGGLFDPRQMLRSLPAAIRKLDPRVMITSPVMFVVLVGSVLTTVYAVQDPGDWFGWAIAGWLWLTTIFANLAEAVAEGRGKAQADTLRKAKTGTVARRLVDGAEEHVPGTELRIGDLVVCEAGDLVPGDGDVVDGVASVDESAITGESAPVIRESGGDRSAVTGGTKVLSDRIVVRITTKPGETFIDRMIALVEGAARQKTPNEIALNILLASLTIVFLLAVVTLQPFAVYAGQQQSMVVLVALLVCLIPTTIGALLSAIGIAGMDRLVQRNVLAMSGRAVEAAGDVSTLLLDKTGTITLGNRQAAEFVPVKGVTAARLADAAQLSSLADETPEGRSVVVLAKEKYGLRERQQGELADAEWVAFTAQTRMSGVDLVEDGAVRRVRKGAAGSVLAWVAERGGEVAADAGRTAEAIAQAGGTPLLVAAEDADGARVLGVIHLKDVVKQGMRERFAELRRMGIRTVMITGDNPLTAKAIAEEAGVDDFLAEATPEDKMALIKSEQAGGRLVAMTGDGTNDAPALAQADVGVAMNTGTSAAKEAGNMVDLDSDPTKLIEIVAIGKQLLITRGALTTFSIANDVAKYFAIIPAMFAVAYPGLDKLNIMGLASPETAILSAVIFNALIIVALVPLALKGVRYRPTSADRMLRRNLAVYGLGGLVAPFLGIKLIDLLISLIPGIG
- a CDS encoding potassium-transporting ATPase subunit C, which gives rise to MNNSLSGTARLIGAGLRALLVLTALCGVLYPLAVTGAAQALFPGRANGSEIRSDGEVVGSALIGQRYDLPKRNPADPEEAARPDLRWFQPRPSNGLGTNSVNTQYALILSGATNRSGDNEELIRWVTDAKQAVIDDNTAGGWTPEPSDVPPDAVTSSGSGLDPHISPRYAELQVHRVAEKNGLTVGQVGKLVADHTEGRTLGFIGEPRVNVLRLNIALRELTGG
- a CDS encoding SAM-dependent methyltransferase, producing MADNDLPPRLTRLTFLGPLSEARAARIVSRLAPAAPSTVLDIGCGWGELMLRTLDAVPGASGLGIDVNAEDIARGRANAEARGLAGRVRFTEGSAGEDALQPADLVLCLGASHALSDARPPRHTAAALRALRGLVAPGGRVVFGETFWQRTPTEAELGAMWPGARADECPDLAGLVDLAVAAGFRPLWIETANGDEWEEFESGYQSDAEEWLAGHADHPSAATTRERVDRHRASWLRGYRQVLGFAYLTLVPVD
- a CDS encoding GlxA family transcriptional regulator; this translates as MPAPRLHRVAVLVLEGAKPLDVGIPAQVFTTRASMPYEVRVCGAAPGLVTGGDGLAYYVAHGLDALAWADIVFVPGYRFPDRDDPPPAVVEALIAAHARGARLAAISTGAFALAATGLLDGRRATTHWHYTRALAARHPLVLVDENVLFVDEGSVLTSAGAASGIDLCLHIVRGDLGVAASNHAARRLVAAPYRSGGQAQYVPRSVPEPLGERFAATREWALRRLGEPLTLDVLARQAGVSPRTFSRRFVEETGYTPMQWVMRARVDRARELLERSQLGVEQIAADVGLGTGANLRLHFQRILGTTPSEYRRTFTRGE
- a CDS encoding tectonin domain-containing protein, giving the protein MADWKQISGALVRIAVGSRTNVWGVNSAGNIYRYTNNDASPWVQIPGGLSDIGAGADGTVWGVNAAGNIYRYTGDHEAGHWKQINGGLARITVGSRTNVWGVNSAGNIYRYTNNDASPWVQIPGGLSDIGAAADGTVWGVNAAGNIYRYTGDHESGHWKQINGGLKGIDAGSRTNVWGVNAADSVYSYTNNDANPWIQIPGGLSDIGAAADGTVWGVNAAGNIYRYTGDLPA
- the gap gene encoding type I glyceraldehyde-3-phosphate dehydrogenase, which produces MTRIAINGFGRIGRNVLRALLERDSTLEVVAVNDLTEPATLARLLAYDSTAGRLGRPVSVDGNTLVVDGRRIAVLAEREPAQLPWAELGVDIVLEATGRFTSAKAARAHLDAGAKKVLVSAPSDGADVTLAFGVNTDAYEPAVHTVVSNASCTTNALAPLAKVLDDLAGIEHGFMTTVHAYTQEQNLQDGPHRDARRARAAGVNIVPTTTGAAKAIGLVLPNLDGKLSGDSIRVPVPVGSIVELNTTVARDVTRDEVLEAYRAAAQGPLAGVLEYSDDPLVSSDITGNPASSIFDSALTRVDGRHVKVVAWYDNEWGFSNRVIDTLDLLASS
- the kdpA gene encoding potassium-transporting ATPase subunit KdpA translates to MSPQIAGVLQMLALIAALALACRPLGDFMARVYSSDRHLRVEKWIYKGIGANPNVEMRWPAYLRGVLAFSAVSVLFLYALQRLQGSLPGSLGFASIDPDQAFNTAASFVANTNWQSYYGEQAMGHVVQTGGLAVQNFVSAAVGMAVAVALVRGLARSRTGELGNFWSDLVRGTVRILLPISVIGALVLVACGAIQNFAPIHEVGQFMGGTQQWNGGAVASQEVIKELGTNGGGYFNANSAHPFENPGGLSNLFEIFLILLIPFALTRTFGRMVGSLKQGYAVLGVMATIWIGFTALMMWTEFAHHGPAFDIAGGAMEGKETRFGIAGSSLFAVATTLTSTGAVNSFHSSFTGFGGGITMLGMQLGEIAPGGVGSGLYGMLIMAIIAVFIAGLMVGRTPEYLGKKIGTREIKLAACYILITPALVLGFTAAAMALPTPGDSMTNSGAHGFSEILYAYTSGANNNGSAFAGLNADTQWFNTTIGIAMLLGRFLPMVFVLALAGSLAQQKPVPATAGTLRTDKPLYSGLLVGTILIITGLTYFPALALGPLAEGLAS
- a CDS encoding nuclear transport factor 2 family protein; the encoded protein is MIPQDRLSDPTVRAFVSAVNSGDRKAFQALLAPGATMTDDGTDRDVDDWTEREIWSSGGRMEVESESDGGRSLVVDYANDTFGGMRTRWAFEVTDGRISRFDTGQA